The Rudaeicoccus suwonensis sequence CCGGCCGCGGAGGCTGTCACGACGAAGCGGCCGTGACCTCGTTCGAGCCAGCCCGGGATGAGCAGTTGCGCGGCGCGCACGTGCGCCATCACGTTGACCTCCCACGAGGCGGCCCACTCGGCCTCGGTGGACGCCAAACCCTCGCCGCGCGCGATCCCGGCGTTGCCGACCCAGACGTCGATCTCGCCCAGTTGTGCGGTGGCTTGAGTGATCAGGTGCTGCACGCCGCCGGCTGAGGCGCAGTCGCCCGAAACGGCATGTGCGCCAATGGATTCCGCAGTCTCGCGCAGTGGTTCTTCGAGCACGTCGGCGATGACCACCCGTGCGCCTTCGTCGCGTAGCCGGGTCGCGATGGCTCGGCCGATGCCGCGTGCGGCGCCGGTCACGACGACGCCTTTGTCCTGCCAGTCGGCCATGCGGCGACCACTCCCTCGGAATCGCGATGATGCGCTGACTAAGCGCTTGCTTAGCGTGTCACGGTGCGGCATGCTCGTCAACGAATCAACCACGGTGGACAGCAGG is a genomic window containing:
- a CDS encoding SDR family oxidoreductase; the protein is MADWQDKGVVVTGAARGIGRAIATRLRDEGARVVIADVLEEPLRETAESIGAHAVSGDCASAGGVQHLITQATAQLGEIDVWVGNAGIARGEGLASTEAEWAASWEVNVMAHVRAAQLLIPGWLERGHGRFVVTASAAGLLTILGQPTYAVTKHGAEAFAEWLAASYGHRGIKVHAICPQGVRTDMYPGPGDGALAEVIGHDGALQPEDVATALVETIEREEFLVLPHPEVRDYFGFRGANTDKWLSGMQRLQGRIDELDQPR